In Amycolatopsis methanolica 239, a single genomic region encodes these proteins:
- a CDS encoding RDD family protein — protein MTNPYGQPPGQQPYGQYPQTGPQPYGQPSGGFQQPYPQSGYPAYGPPQGYPGQPQYGQPPYGQPQYGGTPPMPGQAHIVVPGSQIQFRHTPPLVLATMGSRFLARVVDGLIIGVPLTILVLILQLAVLAGDPSTWWIFLLFLPLTSLSVLVYEGAMLATRGATVGKNVAGIRIVTEQSAGQPGAGIGGGPAFTRLATMVLPGLIPCVGGLVELLVVLSPFFDEQARQGWHDKAAKTYAISTKALY, from the coding sequence GTGACTAATCCCTATGGTCAGCCGCCGGGGCAGCAGCCCTACGGGCAGTACCCGCAGACCGGTCCGCAGCCCTACGGCCAGCCATCCGGCGGGTTCCAGCAGCCGTACCCGCAGTCCGGTTACCCCGCGTACGGGCCGCCGCAGGGTTATCCGGGCCAGCCCCAGTACGGGCAGCCCCCGTACGGCCAGCCCCAGTACGGCGGCACCCCGCCGATGCCGGGCCAGGCGCACATCGTCGTGCCGGGGTCGCAGATCCAGTTCCGGCACACGCCGCCGCTGGTGCTGGCGACGATGGGCAGCCGGTTCCTCGCCCGGGTAGTGGACGGGCTGATCATCGGCGTGCCGCTGACGATCCTCGTGCTGATCCTGCAGCTCGCCGTGCTCGCCGGTGACCCGAGCACGTGGTGGATCTTCCTCCTGTTCCTGCCGCTCACCTCGCTGTCCGTGCTGGTGTACGAGGGCGCGATGCTCGCCACGCGTGGCGCGACGGTCGGCAAGAACGTGGCGGGCATCCGGATCGTCACCGAGCAGTCGGCGGGACAGCCGGGCGCCGGGATCGGCGGCGGGCCGGCCTTCACCCGGCTGGCCACGATGGTGCTGCCGGGCCTGATCCCGTGCGTCGGCGGTCTGGTCGAGCTGCTGGTGGTGCTGTCGCCGTTCTTCGACGAGCAGGCGCGCCAGGGCTGGCACGACAAGGCCGCGAAGACTTACGCCATCTCGACGAAGGCGCTGTACTGA
- a CDS encoding DUF2752 domain-containing protein: MGERSWRSVRVTPAVTAAGLAAGVALGTGVLRIPCWFHALTGLDCPFCGGSRAVGALLRGDVVAALSYNAFALVVLLPLAVATLVAAVRWEAGLARRWWPPGARGRWLTLAVAGLALVWWVGRNLPFAPFTGLSAYA, encoded by the coding sequence ATGGGCGAACGGTCGTGGCGGAGCGTGCGGGTCACGCCTGCCGTGACCGCCGCCGGTCTCGCGGCCGGGGTGGCGCTCGGCACGGGCGTGCTCCGGATCCCGTGCTGGTTCCACGCGCTGACCGGCCTGGACTGCCCGTTCTGCGGCGGCAGCCGGGCGGTGGGCGCGTTGTTGCGCGGTGACGTGGTCGCGGCCCTGTCCTACAACGCGTTCGCGCTGGTGGTGCTCCTCCCGCTGGCGGTGGCCACGCTGGTCGCGGCGGTCCGGTGGGAGGCCGGGCTGGCTCGCCGGTGGTGGCCGCCCGGCGCTCGCGGACGGTGGCTCACGCTGGCCGTCGCCGGTCTCGCGCTCGTGTGGTGGGTGGGGCGGAACCTGCCGTTCGCGCCGTTCACCGGGTTGTCCGCGTACGCGTGA
- the recO gene encoding DNA repair protein RecO encodes MSLYRDTGVVLRVHKLGEADRIITFLTRRYGKVRAVAKGVRRTTSRFGARLEPFGHVDVQFYTGRTLDVITQVQTVDAFALPLVGDYQRYTAASAIAETADRLTVEEGEPAMRLYLLVVGALRALADGQRDASLVLDAFLLRAMAFAGWAPAITECARCGLPGPHTAFNVQAGGLLCGNCRVPGSVHPAPEVLVLLESLLHGDWDVAEASVAGTRRDASGIVAAHLQWHLERQLKSLPLVERRAKELQPGK; translated from the coding sequence GTGAGTCTTTATCGCGACACCGGCGTGGTGCTGCGGGTCCACAAGCTGGGTGAGGCGGACCGCATCATCACCTTCCTCACGCGGCGGTACGGCAAGGTCCGGGCCGTCGCGAAGGGGGTGCGTCGCACGACGTCGCGGTTCGGGGCGCGGCTGGAGCCGTTCGGGCACGTCGACGTGCAGTTCTACACCGGCCGCACCCTGGACGTGATCACGCAGGTCCAGACGGTCGACGCGTTCGCGCTGCCGCTCGTCGGCGACTACCAGCGCTACACGGCGGCCAGCGCGATCGCGGAGACCGCCGACCGGCTCACCGTCGAGGAGGGCGAGCCGGCGATGCGGCTGTACCTGCTGGTCGTGGGGGCGTTGCGGGCGCTGGCCGACGGACAGCGGGACGCCTCGCTGGTGCTGGACGCGTTCCTGCTGCGGGCGATGGCCTTCGCGGGCTGGGCGCCGGCCATCACCGAGTGCGCGCGGTGTGGTCTGCCCGGGCCGCACACCGCGTTCAACGTGCAGGCGGGTGGCCTGCTGTGCGGCAACTGCCGCGTGCCGGGGTCGGTGCACCCGGCGCCCGAGGTGCTGGTGCTGCTGGAGTCGCTGCTGCACGGGGACTGGGACGTCGCGGAGGCCTCGGTCGCCGGGACCCGGCGGGACGCCAGCGGCATCGTGGCCGCTCACCTGCAGTGGCACCTCGAACGGCAGCTGAAGTCGTTGCCGCTCGTCGAGAGGCGTGCCAAGGAGCTCCAGCCGGGCAAGTAG
- a CDS encoding isoprenyl transferase, which produces MRLKARAASSAAVELRAPDPHPSGAKPPAIPAELVPNHVALVMDGNGRWANQRGLPRIEGHKRGEAVMIDVASGAVELGVKWLSVYAFSTENWKRSPDEVRFLMGFNRDTIRRQVDYLGSIGVRIRWAGRAPRLWRSVIKELQAAEEKTKHNTLLNMTMCVNYGGRAEIADAARQVARLAAEGKINPDKVDERMLAKYMYQPEMPDVDLFLRPSGELRTSNFMLWQSAYAEFVFQDTLFPDFDRRQLWAACEEYARRDRRFGAAVDAAKGAS; this is translated from the coding sequence GTGCGGCTCAAGGCACGTGCGGCGAGTTCGGCGGCGGTGGAACTGCGGGCCCCGGACCCGCACCCGTCCGGTGCGAAGCCGCCGGCGATCCCCGCCGAGCTGGTGCCGAACCACGTCGCACTGGTCATGGACGGCAACGGCCGCTGGGCCAACCAGCGTGGCCTGCCGCGGATCGAGGGGCACAAGCGCGGCGAGGCCGTGATGATCGACGTCGCCAGTGGGGCCGTCGAGCTGGGCGTCAAGTGGCTGTCGGTGTACGCGTTCTCGACCGAGAACTGGAAGCGCAGCCCCGACGAGGTGCGGTTCCTGATGGGCTTCAACCGGGACACCATCCGCCGCCAGGTCGACTACCTGGGTTCGATCGGCGTGCGGATCCGGTGGGCCGGGCGCGCGCCGCGGTTGTGGCGCAGCGTCATCAAGGAGCTGCAGGCGGCCGAGGAGAAGACCAAGCACAACACGTTGCTGAACATGACGATGTGCGTGAACTACGGCGGCCGCGCGGAGATCGCCGACGCGGCCCGCCAGGTGGCGCGGCTGGCCGCCGAGGGCAAGATCAACCCGGACAAGGTGGACGAGCGGATGCTCGCGAAGTACATGTACCAGCCGGAGATGCCGGACGTGGACCTGTTCCTGCGGCCCTCCGGCGAGCTGCGGACGTCGAACTTCATGCTCTGGCAGTCGGCCTACGCCGAGTTCGTCTTCCAGGACACGCTGTTCCCGGACTTCGACCGGCGCCAGCTGTGGGCGGCGTGCGAGGAGTACGCGCGCCGGGACCGCCGGTTCGGCGCCGCGGTGGACGCGGCGAAGGGGGCGTCGTGA
- a CDS encoding permease has protein sequence MSEVLDRTEPEGKRHRGRITSIEVLCALLVVAVFGQSWLRDVLDVPALRTGSTVFVAVCVQALPFLVLGVLISGAIAAFVPARVLRRVIPRNEAGAVGVAGLAGVALPGCECASVPVARRLIGQGVAPAAALTFLLAAPAVNPVVLVATAVAFPGQPEMVLARFLASFATAVVMGLLWAKWGKLDWIVQRALERLPDGGNRWRTFTETARADLVESAGFLVLGALIAAAMNVLVPAAWFEVLSNQIVLGVLVMAVLAVVLALCSEADAFVAASLTALPLLPRLVFLVVGPAIDVKLFALQAGTFGRSFAVRFAPVTFLVATACAVIVGVLVLGGAR, from the coding sequence GTGAGCGAAGTACTGGACCGGACCGAGCCCGAGGGCAAGCGGCACCGCGGGCGGATCACCTCCATCGAGGTGCTCTGCGCTCTCCTCGTCGTCGCCGTGTTCGGGCAGAGCTGGCTGCGCGACGTGCTCGACGTGCCCGCCCTGCGGACCGGCTCCACGGTGTTCGTCGCGGTCTGCGTGCAGGCCCTGCCGTTCCTCGTGCTCGGCGTGCTGATCAGCGGGGCCATCGCGGCGTTCGTGCCTGCCCGCGTCCTGCGCCGGGTCATCCCGCGCAACGAGGCGGGCGCCGTGGGCGTCGCGGGGCTCGCCGGGGTCGCCCTGCCCGGCTGCGAGTGCGCCTCCGTCCCGGTGGCGCGCCGCCTCATCGGGCAGGGGGTGGCGCCTGCCGCCGCGCTCACCTTCCTGCTCGCCGCCCCGGCCGTGAACCCCGTCGTGCTCGTCGCCACCGCGGTCGCGTTCCCGGGACAGCCCGAGATGGTGCTCGCCCGGTTCCTCGCCTCCTTCGCGACCGCCGTCGTGATGGGCCTGCTCTGGGCGAAGTGGGGCAAGCTCGACTGGATCGTCCAGCGTGCCCTCGAGCGCCTGCCCGACGGCGGCAACCGGTGGCGCACGTTCACCGAGACCGCCCGGGCCGACCTGGTCGAGTCCGCGGGGTTCCTGGTGCTCGGCGCGCTCATCGCCGCCGCCATGAACGTCCTGGTGCCCGCGGCGTGGTTCGAGGTCCTGAGCAACCAGATCGTGCTGGGCGTGCTCGTGATGGCCGTCCTCGCGGTGGTGCTCGCCCTGTGCAGCGAGGCCGACGCGTTCGTGGCCGCCTCGCTCACCGCCCTGCCGCTGCTGCCGCGGCTGGTGTTCCTGGTGGTGGGCCCGGCCATCGACGTGAAGCTGTTCGCCCTGCAGGCGGGCACCTTCGGGCGGTCTTTCGCGGTACGGTTCGCCCCGGTGACGTTCCTCGTGGCGACCGCCTGCGCGGTGATCGTCGGGGTCCTCGTCCTGGGAGGTGCGAGATGA
- a CDS encoding TIGR03943 family putative permease subunit, with amino-acid sequence MRRETQNILLVLLGGALLKIGVNGDYLRYVKPAQQPWVVAGGAVILLLGAVAIVRDVLAARQARTVTTGHGHHHPARSAWLLVVPVLAVFLVAPPALGSDSVIRTSAGAPRSAVAQDAAAFPPLPAGDVVPLTLTEFVTRAGWDSRGSLNGRTVRLSGFVVHGNEGVLLARMVIRCCAADAAPMTVRLASPQAARYPDDTWLEVTGQVVPGTAVAANGYTPDVTVTALRPIPAPQDAYEY; translated from the coding sequence GTGCGTCGCGAAACGCAGAACATCCTGCTGGTGCTGCTCGGCGGGGCGCTGTTGAAGATCGGCGTCAACGGCGACTACCTGCGCTACGTCAAGCCCGCCCAGCAGCCGTGGGTGGTCGCGGGGGGAGCGGTCATCCTGCTGCTCGGCGCGGTCGCGATCGTGCGGGACGTGCTGGCCGCGCGCCAGGCCAGGACGGTCACCACGGGCCACGGCCACCACCATCCGGCGCGGTCGGCGTGGCTGCTGGTCGTCCCGGTGCTGGCGGTGTTCCTCGTCGCGCCGCCCGCGCTCGGTTCCGACTCGGTCATCCGCACCTCCGCGGGCGCGCCCCGCTCGGCCGTCGCCCAGGACGCCGCCGCTTTCCCGCCGCTGCCGGCCGGCGACGTGGTGCCGCTGACCCTCACTGAGTTCGTGACGCGGGCGGGCTGGGATTCCCGCGGCTCCCTCAACGGCCGGACGGTCCGGCTGAGCGGTTTCGTCGTGCACGGCAACGAAGGCGTGCTGCTGGCGCGAATGGTGATCCGATGCTGCGCGGCCGACGCGGCGCCGATGACGGTCCGCCTGGCCAGCCCACAGGCGGCCCGCTACCCCGACGACACCTGGCTGGAGGTGACCGGCCAAGTGGTCCCCGGCACGGCCGTCGCCGCCAACGGGTACACGCCCGACGTCACGGTCACCGCGCTCCGGCCGATCCCGGCACCCCAGGACGCCTATGAGTACTAG
- a CDS encoding nuclear transport factor 2 family protein — translation MAHAISETTATTVDDYDAICRVVQLCLDGEATGNADQVREAFHEDARMFGSLGGERYDVPVSELAEMVASAPADTGRYRSRILSVQQAGDAAFVTVAEEGYWGTVSFLDYLSLARIGGTWKIVNKLFAHTGGEPPDLG, via the coding sequence ATGGCTCACGCAATCAGCGAAACCACCGCGACGACGGTCGACGACTACGACGCGATCTGCCGGGTCGTCCAGCTGTGCCTGGACGGTGAGGCGACGGGCAACGCCGACCAGGTGCGGGAAGCCTTCCACGAGGACGCCCGCATGTTCGGCTCCTTGGGCGGCGAACGATACGACGTTCCGGTCTCGGAGCTGGCCGAGATGGTCGCGAGCGCCCCGGCGGACACCGGGCGCTACCGTTCGCGGATCCTCTCGGTGCAGCAGGCCGGCGACGCGGCGTTCGTGACCGTGGCCGAGGAAGGCTACTGGGGAACGGTCTCCTTCCTCGACTACCTGTCGCTGGCGCGCATCGGCGGGACCTGGAAGATCGTGAACAAGCTGTTCGCGCACACCGGCGGCGAGCCGCCCGACCTGGGCTAG
- a CDS encoding Fur family transcriptional regulator has translation MTSSDVRRAPVPGRRSTKQRAAVVDLLSEVDDFRSAQELHDELRKRGDGIGLTTVYRTLQSLSEAGEVDVLRTESGEAIYRRCSTHHHHHLVCRHCGFTVEVEGPAVERWAEKVASGNGFSDIRHTVEIVGTCTDCAKRLGS, from the coding sequence ATGACGAGTAGCGACGTTCGCCGGGCCCCGGTGCCCGGCCGCCGGTCGACGAAGCAGCGCGCGGCCGTGGTCGACCTGCTGTCCGAGGTCGACGACTTCCGGTCGGCGCAGGAACTGCACGACGAGCTGCGCAAACGTGGTGACGGCATCGGACTGACCACGGTGTACCGGACGCTGCAGTCGCTGTCCGAGGCCGGCGAGGTCGACGTCCTGCGGACCGAGTCGGGCGAGGCGATCTACCGCCGCTGCTCGACGCACCACCACCATCACCTGGTGTGCCGGCACTGCGGCTTCACAGTGGAGGTGGAGGGCCCTGCGGTGGAGCGCTGGGCGGAGAAGGTCGCGTCCGGCAACGGCTTCTCGGACATCCGGCACACCGTCGAGATCGTGGGCACCTGCACCGATTGCGCCAAGCGCCTGGGGAGTTAG
- a CDS encoding ArsR/SmtB family transcription factor codes for MPMARPDAALPGLPDDANQVHAGDELKPRTPPQPAATLSEAGELLRALSAPVRIAIVLQLRDADRCVHELVDALDVAQPLISQHLRVLKAAGVVRGERRGREVVYRLVDDHLAHIVMDAVAHVQEGS; via the coding sequence ATGCCGATGGCTCGTCCGGACGCCGCGCTGCCCGGGTTGCCCGACGACGCCAACCAGGTCCACGCCGGCGACGAGCTGAAGCCACGCACGCCGCCCCAGCCCGCGGCGACGCTGTCCGAGGCGGGCGAGCTGCTGCGGGCCCTGTCGGCTCCGGTGCGGATCGCGATCGTCCTGCAGCTGCGGGACGCCGACCGGTGCGTGCACGAACTGGTGGACGCGCTGGACGTGGCGCAGCCGTTGATCAGCCAGCACCTGCGGGTGCTGAAGGCGGCCGGGGTGGTGCGGGGTGAACGGCGGGGCCGTGAGGTGGTCTACCGGCTCGTGGACGATCATCTTGCGCACATCGTGATGGACGCGGTGGCCCACGTCCAGGAGGGTTCATGA
- a CDS encoding glycine--tRNA ligase gives MPANIETVVSLCKRRGFVFPSGEIYGGTRSAWDYGPLGVELKENIKRQWWRTMVQSRDDVVGLDSSVILPRQVWVASGHVNAFNDPLVECTVCHRRYRSDQLAEDYSARTGKEISEDDLSDVPCPNCGTRGQYTPPREFNMMLKTHLGPVESEEGLAYLRPETAQGIFVNFLNVLTTSRKKPPFGIGQIGKSFRNEITPGNFIFRTREFEQMEMEFFVEPGEDERWHQYWIDLRTEWYTDLGINRDNLRHYEHPKEKLSHYSKRTVDIEYRFGFSAGQEWGELEGIANRTDFDLTTHSNHSGVDLAYFDQATKERYRPFVIEPAAGVGRPMMAFLLDAYHEDEVPNAKGGVDKRTVLKLDPRLAPFKVAVLPLSRNADLTPKAKDLAAALRRNWNVDFDDAGSIGKRYRRQEEIGTPFCVTVDFDTLEDQAVTVRERDSMQQERVAIDKVEAYLAARLPGC, from the coding sequence GTGCCCGCCAACATTGAGACCGTCGTCAGCCTGTGCAAGCGTCGTGGCTTCGTCTTCCCGAGCGGGGAGATCTACGGCGGAACCCGGTCGGCGTGGGACTACGGACCGCTCGGCGTCGAGCTCAAGGAGAACATCAAGCGCCAGTGGTGGCGCACGATGGTCCAGAGCCGTGACGACGTCGTCGGCCTCGACTCCTCCGTGATCCTGCCCCGCCAGGTGTGGGTGGCCTCCGGTCACGTGAACGCCTTCAACGACCCGCTGGTCGAGTGCACCGTCTGCCACCGCCGCTACCGCTCGGACCAGCTGGCCGAGGACTACAGCGCGCGCACCGGCAAGGAGATCTCCGAGGACGACCTGTCCGACGTCCCGTGCCCGAACTGCGGCACCCGCGGCCAGTACACGCCGCCGCGTGAGTTCAACATGATGCTCAAGACCCACCTGGGCCCGGTCGAGTCCGAGGAGGGCCTGGCCTACCTCCGCCCGGAGACGGCGCAGGGCATCTTCGTGAACTTCCTCAACGTGCTGACCACGTCGCGGAAGAAGCCGCCGTTCGGCATCGGCCAGATCGGCAAGTCCTTCCGCAACGAGATCACCCCCGGCAACTTCATCTTCCGCACCCGCGAGTTCGAGCAGATGGAGATGGAGTTCTTCGTCGAGCCGGGTGAGGACGAGCGCTGGCACCAGTACTGGATCGACCTGCGCACCGAGTGGTACACCGACCTCGGCATCAACCGCGACAACCTGCGGCACTACGAGCACCCGAAGGAGAAGCTGTCGCACTACTCGAAGCGCACCGTCGACATCGAGTACCGCTTCGGCTTCTCCGCCGGCCAGGAGTGGGGTGAGCTGGAGGGCATCGCGAACCGCACCGACTTCGACCTCACCACGCACTCCAACCACTCCGGCGTCGACCTGGCGTACTTCGACCAGGCCACCAAGGAGCGCTACCGCCCGTTCGTCATCGAGCCGGCAGCCGGTGTCGGCCGCCCGATGATGGCGTTCCTGCTGGACGCCTACCACGAGGACGAGGTGCCCAACGCCAAGGGCGGTGTCGACAAGCGGACCGTGCTCAAGCTCGACCCGCGGCTCGCGCCGTTCAAGGTCGCGGTGCTGCCGCTGTCCCGCAACGCCGACCTGACGCCGAAGGCGAAGGATCTGGCCGCCGCGCTGCGCCGCAACTGGAACGTCGACTTCGACGACGCGGGCTCCATCGGCAAGCGCTACCGCCGCCAGGAGGAGATCGGCACCCCGTTCTGCGTCACCGTCGACTTCGACACCCTGGAGGACCAGGCCGTGACGGTGCGGGAGCGCGACAGCATGCAGCAGGAGCGCGTGGCGATCGACAAGGTCGAGGCCTACCTCGCCGCCCGCCTCCCCGGCTGCTGA
- a CDS encoding GNAT family N-acetyltransferase produces the protein MITRLSTADFAAAVPALGEVLADCTNGGASVGFLAPLDAASAGAWWKGLADDVAEGRALVWAAWDGTRLVGTVQVRPAQLPNAPHRGELAKLLVHRDARGRGLGRALLAEAERGARAAGITLLVLDTETGSPAARLYAAAGWTEAGTVPDYAADPSGTLKPTTFFYKSL, from the coding sequence GTGATCACGCGACTGTCCACCGCGGACTTCGCCGCCGCCGTGCCCGCCCTTGGCGAGGTGCTCGCGGACTGCACGAACGGCGGCGCCTCCGTCGGGTTCCTGGCCCCGCTCGACGCCGCGTCGGCCGGGGCCTGGTGGAAGGGGCTCGCGGACGACGTGGCCGAGGGGCGCGCCCTGGTCTGGGCGGCCTGGGACGGCACCCGGCTGGTCGGCACCGTCCAGGTCCGGCCTGCGCAACTGCCCAACGCGCCACACCGCGGCGAACTGGCGAAGCTGCTGGTGCACCGGGACGCGCGGGGCCGCGGCCTCGGCCGGGCACTGCTGGCGGAGGCCGAACGCGGCGCCCGCGCGGCCGGGATCACGCTGCTGGTGCTGGACACCGAGACGGGGAGCCCCGCCGCGCGCCTGTACGCCGCGGCGGGCTGGACGGAGGCGGGCACGGTGCCGGACTACGCCGCCGACCCGTCGGGCACGCTGAAGCCGACCACGTTCTTCTACAAGAGCCTCTGA
- a CDS encoding helix-turn-helix domain-containing protein, with protein sequence MEDRLAARLAELRAERGWSLDELADRSGISRSTLSRVERGEISPTASLLGKLCTVYERPMSRLLTEVEAEGAQVVRASAQSVWTDEDSGFVRRSVSPPHPALRAEVVEATLRPGADIRYDAPSVPGLEQHLWLLDGSLELTVDGEAHVLEPGDCLRFRLWGPTRFVCSGPAPARYLLVLVVP encoded by the coding sequence ATGGAGGATCGCCTGGCCGCGCGGCTGGCCGAACTGCGGGCCGAACGCGGCTGGTCGCTCGACGAGCTCGCCGACCGCTCGGGGATCAGCCGCTCGACGCTGTCCCGTGTGGAACGCGGCGAGATCAGCCCGACCGCGTCCCTGCTGGGCAAGTTGTGCACCGTCTACGAGCGCCCGATGTCGCGCCTGCTGACCGAGGTGGAGGCCGAGGGCGCGCAGGTGGTACGGGCGTCCGCGCAGAGCGTGTGGACCGACGAGGACAGCGGGTTCGTGCGGCGTTCGGTGTCGCCGCCGCACCCGGCCCTGCGCGCGGAGGTCGTCGAGGCCACGCTGCGCCCCGGTGCCGACATCCGGTACGACGCACCGTCCGTACCGGGTCTGGAGCAGCACCTGTGGCTGCTCGACGGGAGCCTGGAGCTGACGGTCGACGGCGAGGCCCACGTGCTCGAACCCGGCGACTGCCTGCGGTTCCGGCTGTGGGGACCGACGCGGTTCGTGTGTTCCGGTCCGGCACCGGCCCGCTATCTGCTGGTGCTGGTGGTGCCGTGA
- a CDS encoding ABC transporter ATP-binding protein, whose translation MDGTQTLTRAAVRLTGLRKHYGEVRAVDGVDLTIAPGEVVALLGPNGAGKSTTVDMLLGLTTPDAGEVSIFGTTPAEAVARGAIGAMLQGAALLEDATVGEMVGMIASLHRKPMPVAEALRRAGIEDLANRRGTKLSGGQKQRVRFAVALVSDPDLLVLDEPTAAMDVGSRREFWRSMHAYTNTGRTVLFATHYLEEAEEFADRVVLMRSGRIVADGTVAEVRALASGRTLRAAVPEATPAAVADLPGVTEYEVRGGRIAVSTSDSDATLRALLARFPGAHDIEITAIGLEGAFLTLTADEENHR comes from the coding sequence ATGGACGGAACACAGACCCTGACCCGGGCCGCGGTGCGGCTGACGGGCCTGCGCAAGCACTACGGCGAGGTGCGCGCCGTGGACGGCGTCGACCTCACCATCGCGCCCGGCGAGGTGGTCGCGCTGCTCGGCCCGAACGGCGCGGGCAAGTCGACGACGGTCGACATGCTGCTCGGCTTGACCACGCCCGACGCCGGCGAGGTCTCGATCTTCGGCACGACCCCCGCCGAGGCGGTGGCGCGCGGCGCGATCGGCGCCATGCTGCAGGGCGCCGCGCTGCTGGAGGACGCGACCGTCGGCGAGATGGTCGGCATGATCGCGTCGCTGCACCGCAAGCCGATGCCGGTCGCCGAGGCGCTGCGCCGCGCCGGCATCGAGGACCTGGCGAACCGGCGCGGCACCAAACTCTCCGGCGGCCAGAAGCAGCGCGTGCGGTTCGCCGTCGCCCTCGTCAGCGACCCGGACCTGCTGGTGCTCGACGAGCCGACCGCCGCGATGGACGTGGGCAGCCGCCGCGAGTTCTGGAGGTCCATGCACGCCTACACCAACACCGGCCGCACCGTGTTGTTCGCGACGCACTACCTGGAGGAGGCCGAGGAGTTCGCCGACCGGGTCGTCCTGATGCGCAGCGGGCGGATCGTCGCGGACGGCACGGTCGCCGAGGTCCGCGCGCTGGCGAGCGGGCGGACGCTGCGGGCCGCTGTGCCGGAGGCCACCCCGGCGGCGGTCGCGGACCTGCCCGGCGTCACCGAGTACGAGGTGCGCGGCGGCCGGATCGCCGTGTCCACTTCGGACTCCGACGCCACGCTGCGGGCGTTGCTGGCCCGCTTCCCGGGCGCGCACGACATCGAGATCACCGCGATCGGGCTGGAAGGCGCCTTCCTGACCCTCACCGCCGACGAGGAGAACCACCGATGA
- a CDS encoding ABC transporter permease — protein sequence MSRKFLILEIRRVLRAPRFLIFTVAFPVLMFLLYVGIFARGDQDAVAPLMVGMTSFGAMSAALFVGTRVAVERKAGWQRQLRLTPLSGGGYLTAKAATGLTLALAPVILVPLVGALTQGVSLGAGSWLRVTLGVWLAAIPFALIGLLIGQVGTADSVQPITQLVMLPMALLGGIFIPVEAMPHWLLQISHVLPSYWMAQVGRGAVTTDLTTSLGQDVLWLAVWTMAIGVAVVRRYRKDSARV from the coding sequence ATGAGCCGGAAGTTCCTGATCCTGGAGATCCGCCGCGTGCTGCGCGCACCGCGGTTCCTCATCTTCACCGTGGCGTTCCCCGTTCTGATGTTCCTGCTCTACGTCGGCATCTTCGCGCGCGGCGACCAGGACGCTGTCGCGCCGCTGATGGTCGGCATGACCTCCTTCGGCGCCATGTCGGCGGCGCTGTTCGTCGGCACGCGGGTGGCGGTCGAGCGCAAGGCCGGCTGGCAGCGGCAGCTGCGCCTGACGCCGCTCTCCGGCGGCGGGTACCTGACCGCGAAGGCCGCGACCGGCCTGACGCTCGCGCTCGCGCCGGTGATCCTCGTGCCGCTGGTCGGCGCGCTGACGCAGGGTGTGTCCCTCGGGGCGGGCAGCTGGCTGCGGGTGACCCTGGGGGTGTGGCTCGCGGCGATCCCGTTCGCGCTGATCGGGCTGCTCATCGGCCAGGTCGGCACGGCTGACTCGGTCCAGCCGATCACGCAGCTGGTCATGCTCCCGATGGCACTGCTCGGCGGCATCTTCATCCCGGTGGAGGCGATGCCGCACTGGCTGCTGCAGATCTCGCACGTGCTGCCGAGCTACTGGATGGCGCAGGTCGGGCGCGGCGCGGTGACCACCGACCTGACCACGAGCCTCGGGCAGGACGTGCTGTGGCTGGCCGTGTGGACCATGGCGATCGGGGTCGCGGTGGTCCGGCGTTACCGTAAGGATTCCGCGCGGGTGTGA